Proteins from one Mytilus galloprovincialis chromosome 11, xbMytGall1.hap1.1, whole genome shotgun sequence genomic window:
- the LOC143051336 gene encoding uncharacterized protein LOC143051336 — MRETCISIKGSNQIGEYSYGQIRCIEDKSVNVQQIWFDNEGNCEYETSKRKEIFNERLAITCESFSLCKVPFYRSNVNRNYTYLNLRFHCAESKPIHRSTTVNITCPANNVIVIDAIWDDSSNCPAYRYPPQKMTNTTKTLYDLCNESPNCLVTYSSPIDIVTSIFYHCKAGSNISRNKSSNHVITTATDSNMRNTSGG; from the exons ATGC gagAAACATGCATTTCCATTAAAGGTAGCAACCAAATTGGTGAATATAGTTATGGCCAAATTAGGTGCATAGAGGATAAAAGTGTAAACGTTCAACAAATTTGGTTTGACAACGAAGGCAATTGTGAATATGAAACATCTAagagaaaagaaatatttaacgAACGATTAGCCATTACCTGTGAAAGCTTTTCTTTGTGCAAAGTTCCATTCTACAGATCTAACGTAAACCGAAATTATACATACCTGAATCTACGTTTTCATTGTGCAG AAAGTAAACCAATACACAGGAGTACTACAGTGAACATAACTTGtccagcaaacaatgtcattgtGATTGATGCTATATGGGATGATTCCAGTAACTGTCCAGCTTATAGATATCCTCCTCAGAAAATGACGAATACAACGAAAACACTGTATGATCTTTGTAATGAATCGCCTAATTGTTTGGTAACTTACAGCAGTCCTATCGATATTGTGACCAGCATCTTTTATCATTGTAAAG CTGGCAGTAACATATCACGTAATAAAAGTAGTAACCATGTCATTACAACAGCTACTGATAGCAATATGAGAAATACATCTGGTGGGTAA